A DNA window from Luteolibacter luteus contains the following coding sequences:
- a CDS encoding sialidase family protein: MKKRLVPVFALIHAASASPLISSGFIYPEDGKPTPQCHASTIAEGKNGLVTAWFGGTKEGANDVGIWVSMFDGQAWGKPVEVAEGRDAADIQVPCWNPVLFQPKSGPLLLFYKTGRQIRTWQTELRTSADGGRTWSEAKKLPDGICGPVKNKPVELADGTLLCPTSDEPAKDRWLVHFSTTTDLGETWTKTAPLNDGKEFNAIQPTILRHPGEKLQALCRTKEGVIAEIWSEDQGKTWSGMKATSLPNPNSGIDATTLADGRHVLVYNPVTKGRSPLVVGLSKEGREWKQVHVLEDQPGEYSYPAIIQAKDGTIHVTYTWKRLLVKHVMLDPAKLDS, translated from the coding sequence ATGAAAAAACGCCTCGTTCCGGTTTTCGCACTGATTCATGCGGCATCCGCTTCGCCGCTCATCAGCTCGGGGTTCATCTACCCTGAAGACGGCAAGCCGACACCCCAATGTCACGCCTCGACGATTGCGGAGGGAAAGAACGGGCTGGTGACCGCATGGTTCGGCGGAACCAAGGAGGGTGCCAACGATGTCGGAATCTGGGTCTCTATGTTTGATGGCCAGGCATGGGGCAAGCCGGTCGAAGTCGCGGAAGGCAGGGATGCCGCGGACATACAAGTGCCGTGTTGGAACCCGGTCCTCTTTCAACCGAAGTCCGGGCCGTTGTTGCTTTTCTACAAGACCGGCCGCCAGATCCGCACTTGGCAGACGGAGCTCAGAACCTCGGCGGATGGGGGAAGGACGTGGAGTGAGGCGAAAAAATTGCCCGACGGAATTTGCGGGCCGGTAAAAAACAAGCCTGTCGAACTAGCGGATGGAACCCTGCTCTGCCCTACCAGCGACGAGCCGGCGAAGGACCGCTGGCTGGTTCATTTCAGCACCACCACCGATCTCGGAGAGACTTGGACCAAGACTGCACCCTTGAATGACGGGAAAGAGTTTAATGCCATCCAGCCGACGATTCTACGCCATCCGGGAGAGAAGCTCCAGGCGCTCTGCCGAACCAAGGAAGGGGTGATTGCCGAAATCTGGTCGGAAGATCAGGGCAAGACTTGGTCCGGTATGAAGGCAACGAGCCTGCCGAATCCGAATTCGGGAATCGATGCTACGACCCTTGCCGACGGTCGCCATGTGCTGGTCTACAACCCCGTGACCAAGGGGCGTTCACCGCTCGTCGTCGGCCTCTCCAAGGAGGGCAGGGAATGGAAGCAAGTCCATGTCCTCGAAGATCAGCCCGGCGAGTATTCCTACCCTGCAATCATTCAGGCGAAGGATGGAACCATTCACGTCACCTATACGTGGAAGCGCCTGCTGGTGAAGCATGTCATGCTCGATCCCGCGAAGCTGGATTCCTGA
- a CDS encoding peptidylprolyl isomerase has product MLRINGETADPGLIEDAFARLKAEAEMLSEVSCCERDNEFRERAEEEVIDGILLAQEAEQRTENPSADEVRSAFEDTLRQWRKHGASWELLDAERESLRAETISRLKMERFTDGLWQDLPELSEEDLEKWYQENISRFRTPPAVRALHLVRFPEAADPWDDYAAMLDLRRRSHVGEDFDTLAKENTKKRGGEVDLGWIEQQRIFNPFEAMLFSLREDEVSPVFFYEQALHLVKAVEVRPVSIQPFEEVKDSIREEVEHARRLKALKDLASKLRESATIERA; this is encoded by the coding sequence ATGCTTCGAATCAATGGGGAGACGGCCGACCCTGGCTTGATCGAGGATGCCTTCGCGCGGCTGAAGGCGGAAGCCGAGATGTTGAGTGAGGTCTCCTGCTGCGAGCGGGACAATGAATTCCGTGAACGCGCGGAAGAGGAGGTGATCGATGGCATCCTCCTCGCCCAGGAAGCCGAGCAGCGGACAGAAAATCCCTCCGCGGATGAAGTCCGCAGCGCCTTCGAGGACACCCTTCGCCAATGGCGGAAGCACGGTGCCTCTTGGGAGCTGCTGGACGCGGAGCGTGAATCGCTGCGCGCCGAAACGATCTCCCGGCTGAAGATGGAGCGCTTTACAGACGGCCTCTGGCAGGACTTGCCCGAGCTATCCGAAGAAGATCTGGAGAAGTGGTATCAGGAAAACATCAGCCGCTTCCGCACCCCTCCCGCTGTGCGCGCGCTTCATCTCGTCCGCTTCCCGGAGGCCGCCGATCCCTGGGACGATTACGCGGCGATGTTGGATCTCCGTCGTCGCTCCCACGTCGGGGAGGACTTCGACACCTTGGCAAAAGAGAACACGAAAAAGCGCGGCGGCGAAGTCGATCTCGGCTGGATCGAGCAGCAGCGTATCTTCAATCCCTTCGAGGCAATGCTCTTCTCCTTGCGCGAAGACGAGGTCAGCCCGGTATTCTTCTACGAGCAAGCCCTTCACCTGGTGAAGGCTGTCGAAGTTCGACCCGTATCAATTCAACCCTTTGAAGAGGTGAAGGACAGCATCCGCGAGGAAGTGGAACACGCCCGCCGCCTCAAGGCACTGAAGGATCTCGCATCGAAGCTCCGGGAAAGCGCAACGATCGAGCGGGCGTAA
- the rpe gene encoding ribulose-phosphate 3-epimerase, giving the protein MIPPTCRDRVIAPSLLAADFSRVREEVTRAIHSGADWLHLDVMDGHFVDNISFGPAMVQAVHETNDIYLDVHLMVSRPDHYLPRFVAAGADLITVHVEADHDVGCTLRKIQEAGCKAGLALNPATPFSEAIPYLAHVDLLLCMTVVPGFGGQAFMGEVLPKIEEAVRYREEHSLSYHIEVDGGIDALTAARCAKAGANVMVAGSSTFKAPDMAAAIKSIREA; this is encoded by the coding sequence GTGATCCCGCCGACCTGCCGAGACCGAGTCATCGCCCCATCCCTGCTCGCCGCCGATTTTTCCCGCGTCCGGGAGGAAGTCACCCGCGCGATCCACTCCGGAGCCGACTGGCTGCATCTGGACGTGATGGATGGTCACTTCGTGGACAATATTTCCTTCGGTCCCGCAATGGTGCAGGCGGTGCATGAGACCAATGACATCTATCTGGATGTGCACCTGATGGTATCCCGCCCGGACCACTACCTGCCACGCTTCGTGGCTGCCGGAGCAGACCTCATCACCGTGCATGTGGAGGCGGATCACGATGTTGGCTGCACTCTGCGCAAAATCCAGGAAGCAGGCTGCAAGGCCGGACTGGCCCTGAACCCGGCAACCCCCTTCTCCGAGGCTATCCCATATCTGGCCCACGTGGACCTGCTGCTCTGTATGACCGTGGTTCCAGGCTTCGGCGGCCAAGCCTTCATGGGTGAGGTCCTCCCGAAGATCGAGGAAGCCGTTCGCTACCGCGAGGAGCACAGCCTTTCCTATCACATTGAAGTGGACGGCGGTATCGATGCCCTGACCGCGGCGCGCTGCGCAAAAGCCGGTGCCAACGTGATGGTCGCGGGCTCCTCTACTTTCAAAGCGCCGGATATGGCCGCCGCGATCAAGAGCATCCGCGAGGCTTGA
- the tadA gene encoding tRNA adenosine(34) deaminase TadA, translated as MEPIIDLVSDEFFMGQAMREARKAYAATEVPIGCVIVREGKIISRAWNQVETLKDATAHAEMLALTAAQHALGDWRLEKCTLYVTKEPCPMCAGAIVHCRPERVVFGCPDPKAGAAGGWINLLESNPPLNHRCDVTAGVMGEESLSLIQGFFREARERKKAGEEKARPPSEG; from the coding sequence GTGGAGCCGATCATCGACCTCGTCAGCGACGAATTTTTCATGGGCCAAGCCATGCGTGAGGCCCGGAAGGCCTATGCCGCCACGGAGGTGCCAATCGGCTGCGTGATCGTGCGGGAGGGAAAGATCATCTCCCGAGCGTGGAACCAAGTGGAAACCCTGAAGGACGCCACGGCCCATGCGGAAATGCTCGCGCTCACGGCGGCGCAGCATGCGCTGGGCGACTGGAGGCTGGAAAAGTGCACGCTCTACGTGACGAAGGAACCCTGCCCGATGTGTGCGGGTGCCATCGTCCACTGTCGACCGGAGCGTGTCGTTTTCGGGTGTCCGGATCCGAAGGCCGGAGCGGCTGGCGGGTGGATCAATCTGCTTGAGTCGAATCCGCCGCTGAACCACCGCTGCGATGTCACTGCCGGGGTGATGGGGGAAGAGTCGCTTTCCCTGATCCAAGGATTCTTCCGGGAGGCGAGGGAGCGGAAGAAGGCGGGGGAGGAGAAGGCGCGACCGCCTTCCGAGGGTTGA
- a CDS encoding EF-hand domain-containing protein, whose product MKAIIVSLLVALSAPLMAADVPTLNPKKPRTVVFLNYFRLYDTNGDSFLSEAEFQGTLGSSSIPAITKYRFLFMADAGPIAPSGIEGPIGIGVESYIRFAGGLRVPKVSKATIFELADEDNDNFLDPSEYALTRNSDIPAGALGKPFNRLDRDDDNLISRSEFGLNVKG is encoded by the coding sequence ATGAAAGCAATTATTGTTTCCCTCCTCGTGGCCCTCTCCGCCCCCCTCATGGCCGCTGATGTGCCCACCCTCAATCCCAAGAAGCCGCGGACCGTGGTCTTTCTGAATTACTTCAGACTCTACGATACCAACGGCGATAGCTTCCTCTCGGAGGCAGAATTCCAGGGGACACTGGGATCCAGCAGCATCCCTGCCATCACCAAATACCGCTTCCTGTTCATGGCGGATGCCGGCCCGATCGCCCCGAGCGGTATCGAAGGTCCCATTGGCATCGGCGTTGAATCCTACATCCGCTTCGCCGGTGGCTTGCGTGTTCCCAAGGTGAGCAAGGCGACTATCTTCGAACTGGCCGATGAGGATAACGACAATTTCCTCGATCCCTCGGAGTATGCGCTGACGCGCAACTCCGACATCCCCGCGGGCGCTCTTGGCAAGCCCTTCAACCGGCTGGACCGGGACGACGACAATCTGATCTCCCGGTCCGAGTTTGGGCTGAACGTCAAGGGGTAA
- the holA gene encoding DNA polymerase III subunit delta, which produces MAAKPNIFAIVGSDDGRVKEEALRLHRDLTGGNDDGFTHEMIDGTADNSEGAFQICRAVVEALQTMPFFGGEKVVWLKNATFLIDDVTGRSERTLSGVESLKNCLEAGLGNGVTFLLSATGIDKRRAFWKYLEKNAQVKVFDKIDTSREGWQEEVADLVEKKAKDLGLRFEGEALELFVMLAGEATRQIGNELEKIDLYLGPDRREVTVDDVRRMVPLSRAGVVFEIGNSLQHGDAARALELIDQQLERGENAIGLMRASIIPTVRNLFMAKVLAEKRLPTRNYKDFAAALDRLPEVERLWLPQKKGGGVNVYPLFLSLRGAEAFTMEGLRGAMESALRADRSLVTTGLDHRLVLHRLVAEVTSGTRKRR; this is translated from the coding sequence GTGGCCGCCAAGCCGAACATTTTCGCCATCGTCGGCAGCGACGACGGGCGCGTGAAAGAGGAAGCCCTCCGTCTCCATCGGGATCTCACCGGTGGGAACGATGATGGCTTCACGCACGAAATGATCGATGGCACCGCCGACAATTCGGAGGGTGCCTTCCAGATTTGCCGTGCGGTAGTGGAGGCCTTGCAGACGATGCCCTTCTTCGGCGGAGAAAAGGTAGTGTGGCTGAAGAATGCCACCTTCCTGATCGATGACGTCACCGGGCGCTCGGAGCGTACCCTTTCCGGCGTCGAGTCACTGAAGAATTGCCTCGAAGCCGGTCTCGGGAACGGCGTGACTTTCTTGCTCAGCGCCACCGGAATCGACAAGCGCCGGGCCTTCTGGAAGTACCTTGAGAAGAACGCCCAAGTGAAGGTCTTCGACAAGATCGATACTTCGCGGGAGGGCTGGCAGGAGGAAGTGGCAGATCTGGTGGAAAAGAAGGCGAAGGATCTCGGTCTGCGCTTTGAAGGCGAGGCGCTGGAGCTTTTCGTCATGCTTGCCGGGGAGGCGACCCGCCAGATCGGGAATGAGCTGGAGAAGATCGATCTCTATCTGGGCCCGGATCGCCGCGAGGTGACGGTGGATGATGTGCGCCGCATGGTGCCCCTCAGCCGCGCCGGTGTGGTTTTCGAGATCGGGAATTCGCTGCAGCACGGTGATGCGGCGCGAGCGCTGGAGCTCATCGACCAGCAGTTGGAGCGCGGGGAAAATGCGATCGGCCTGATGCGGGCTTCGATCATTCCCACGGTGCGGAATCTTTTCATGGCAAAGGTGCTGGCCGAGAAGCGCCTGCCGACACGGAACTACAAGGACTTCGCTGCGGCGCTTGATCGGCTTCCTGAGGTGGAGCGCCTCTGGCTGCCGCAGAAGAAGGGTGGGGGGGTGAATGTGTATCCGCTCTTCCTTTCGCTACGCGGGGCCGAGGCCTTCACGATGGAAGGCCTCCGCGGTGCGATGGAGTCCGCGCTGCGGGCTGACCGTTCGCTGGTTACCACCGGGCTCGATCATCGCCTGGTGCTGCACCGCCTTGTTGCCGAAGTGACATCGGGCACGCGCAAGCGGAGGTAG
- the gloA2 gene encoding SMU1112c/YaeR family gloxylase I-like metalloprotein has translation MNILGIHHVAIITADYDRSKAFYTEILGLKVIEETYREARNSYKLDLELPGGPQIELFSFPTPPPRPSGPEACGLRHLAFATADLDATVASLAAKGVEVEPVRVDELTGKRFTFFADPDGLPLELYEA, from the coding sequence ATGAACATCCTCGGCATTCACCACGTCGCGATCATCACCGCCGACTACGACCGCTCCAAGGCGTTCTACACCGAGATCCTCGGCTTGAAGGTGATCGAAGAAACCTACCGCGAAGCCCGGAATTCCTATAAGCTCGATCTGGAGCTGCCGGGCGGACCCCAGATCGAGTTGTTCTCCTTTCCCACGCCACCGCCACGGCCTTCGGGCCCGGAAGCTTGCGGCCTCAGGCATCTTGCCTTCGCAACCGCGGATCTGGATGCAACGGTGGCATCGCTGGCAGCGAAGGGTGTAGAGGTAGAACCCGTGCGCGTGGATGAGCTGACCGGAAAACGCTTCACCTTCTTCGCCGACCCCGACGGGTTGCCGCTCGAATTGTACGAAGCCTGA
- the dnaE gene encoding DNA polymerase III subunit alpha, whose translation MSDSFVHLHLHTEFSLLDGLARTKEVASRAKELGMPAVAMTDHGNLFGAIEFFQSCKKAGVKPIFGCEIYLAPGNMEDKKDIPGRKRSCHMTLLAETNEGWTNLQKLVSLGHLEGLYHGKPRVDRAALRRFAKGIICLTGCISGPVNEWLLLGDEGKARETMAELVDIYGQENVYVEIHDHGLEPQRKITPGLLKLAKEFGLKPVAANDVHFVNRSDHEAHDVMICIGTGRLVIDENRMRYTPEVYFKTAEQMRELFAEIPGACDATLEIAERCNVEIKLDSTSSEKYPQFGTPDGSPREEYLMRVCQEGMVKRYGEEKAADPEIQERLRYEVGIINQLGFASYFLITADFIQWARDHDIPVGPGRGSAAGSLVAYVMGITNICPLQFGLLFERFLNPERVSPPDVDIDFCQSRRPEVIDYVRHKYGERSVSHIITYGTLGAKSVLRDVARVMGVSYGEADRIAKMIEAKPGVTLKGEFDAKPELKELIDSSSTYQELWDYALKLEGLTRNVGIHAAGVVIGDRELDEHVPLTRGNEGEVVTQYDMGAITEVGLLKMDFLGLKNLTVIQDAVEHIKRHTPDFEIDKVPLDNKATFDILNRGETMGVFQLESGGMVETCRKYQIEKIDDIIDLLALYRPGAMQFIDQMIEVKKGRKKPFYEHPLLEQVCGNTYGVMIYQEQVQNAAKVLAGYTLGGADLLRRAMGKKDPKKMAEERSKFVEGAGRVNGINEKLANAIFEKIEMFAGYGFNKSHSACYGHISYWTAYLKANFPVEFMAGLLSNEINNTDKIGVFVAECHRMGIEILPPDLNKSKLRFAPEQLASGAFAVRYGLAAIKNVGEGAMAQAIAEREAKGPFASLEEFSNRLDSKAVNKRILENLVKAGALDWTGESRASMFNRLEQVVASASSAQKDRAAGQVSLFDTMDFAAPAPVSAATAVALEEWSKDERLAQEKELLGFYVTGHPLDKFRGVLDSDKYMKLGLLDEIDVQNPRDRFPFAGMIRTLESKVTKSGKPFGVMIVEDFTGSTEVIMWGESFVPARDAGILAPGKVIKFKAAIQIDDRTESRRLTGSEISELKPRGSSASKGAVELTLWTARHSERDLEDIRQALAANPGKIPVFLHFQNSAGRRATVELGESYRVKRTDVLERALGRWLD comes from the coding sequence ATGTCCGACTCGTTTGTCCACCTGCACCTTCACACCGAATTTTCCCTTCTCGACGGCTTGGCGCGCACCAAGGAAGTCGCGTCCCGGGCGAAGGAACTGGGGATGCCGGCGGTGGCGATGACGGATCACGGCAACCTCTTCGGCGCCATCGAGTTTTTCCAATCCTGCAAGAAGGCGGGAGTGAAGCCGATCTTTGGCTGCGAGATCTACCTCGCGCCGGGGAACATGGAGGACAAGAAGGACATTCCCGGCCGCAAGCGCTCCTGCCACATGACGCTGCTGGCGGAGACCAATGAGGGCTGGACGAATCTCCAGAAGCTGGTCTCGCTCGGGCATCTGGAGGGTCTCTACCATGGCAAGCCGCGGGTGGACCGTGCTGCGCTGCGCCGCTTCGCGAAGGGGATCATTTGTCTTACCGGCTGTATCTCAGGGCCGGTCAACGAGTGGCTGCTGCTCGGTGACGAGGGCAAGGCGCGCGAGACGATGGCCGAACTGGTGGATATTTACGGTCAGGAGAACGTGTACGTGGAAATCCATGACCATGGTCTGGAGCCGCAGCGGAAGATTACTCCGGGCTTGCTGAAGCTTGCGAAGGAATTCGGCCTGAAGCCGGTGGCTGCGAATGACGTGCACTTTGTCAATCGGAGCGACCATGAGGCGCACGACGTGATGATCTGTATCGGCACGGGGCGTCTGGTGATTGATGAGAACCGGATGCGCTACACTCCGGAGGTCTACTTCAAGACCGCGGAGCAGATGCGCGAGCTTTTCGCGGAGATTCCTGGGGCCTGTGACGCGACACTGGAGATCGCGGAGCGTTGCAACGTGGAGATCAAGCTGGATTCCACCAGTTCGGAGAAATACCCGCAGTTCGGCACGCCGGATGGTTCGCCGCGCGAGGAGTATCTGATGCGCGTTTGCCAGGAGGGCATGGTGAAGCGCTACGGCGAGGAGAAAGCGGCGGACCCGGAGATCCAGGAGCGCCTGCGCTATGAGGTGGGCATTATCAACCAGCTCGGATTCGCTTCTTACTTCCTGATCACCGCGGACTTCATCCAGTGGGCGCGGGATCACGATATTCCCGTGGGCCCGGGCCGTGGATCGGCTGCCGGTTCGCTGGTGGCCTATGTGATGGGGATCACGAATATCTGCCCGCTGCAATTCGGCCTGCTTTTCGAGCGCTTCCTGAATCCCGAGCGTGTCAGCCCTCCTGACGTTGATATCGACTTCTGCCAGAGCCGCCGTCCGGAGGTGATCGACTACGTGCGCCACAAGTACGGTGAACGTAGTGTTTCCCACATCATCACCTACGGCACGCTGGGTGCGAAGAGCGTGCTACGCGACGTGGCGCGCGTGATGGGTGTCAGCTATGGCGAGGCGGACCGCATCGCCAAGATGATCGAGGCGAAGCCCGGGGTGACGCTGAAGGGTGAGTTTGATGCGAAGCCGGAGCTGAAGGAGCTCATCGATAGCTCGTCGACTTATCAGGAGCTCTGGGACTATGCGCTAAAGCTGGAGGGCCTCACCCGAAACGTGGGCATCCACGCGGCTGGCGTGGTGATCGGTGACCGCGAGCTGGACGAGCACGTGCCTCTGACCCGCGGCAATGAAGGGGAAGTCGTGACGCAGTATGACATGGGTGCCATCACCGAAGTCGGCCTGCTGAAGATGGACTTCCTGGGTCTGAAGAACCTTACGGTGATTCAGGATGCGGTGGAGCATATCAAGCGGCACACGCCGGACTTCGAGATCGACAAGGTGCCACTCGATAACAAGGCGACTTTCGACATCCTGAACCGCGGCGAGACGATGGGTGTGTTCCAGCTGGAATCCGGTGGCATGGTGGAAACCTGCCGGAAGTACCAGATCGAGAAGATCGACGACATCATTGACCTTCTCGCGCTCTATCGCCCGGGCGCCATGCAGTTCATCGACCAGATGATCGAGGTGAAGAAGGGCCGCAAGAAGCCCTTCTACGAGCATCCGCTGCTGGAGCAGGTCTGCGGAAACACCTACGGGGTGATGATTTATCAGGAGCAGGTGCAGAACGCGGCAAAGGTGCTTGCGGGCTACACGCTCGGCGGTGCTGACCTTCTGCGCCGCGCGATGGGCAAGAAGGACCCGAAGAAGATGGCGGAGGAGCGCTCGAAGTTCGTCGAGGGCGCGGGCCGCGTAAACGGGATCAACGAGAAGCTGGCGAATGCGATCTTCGAGAAGATCGAGATGTTCGCCGGTTACGGCTTCAACAAGTCCCACTCTGCTTGCTACGGCCACATCTCCTACTGGACTGCTTACCTGAAGGCGAATTTCCCGGTCGAGTTCATGGCGGGCCTGCTTTCGAACGAAATCAACAACACGGACAAGATCGGTGTGTTCGTCGCGGAGTGCCACCGGATGGGAATCGAGATCCTGCCGCCGGACTTGAACAAATCGAAGCTTCGCTTCGCGCCGGAGCAGCTGGCATCCGGAGCTTTTGCGGTGCGCTACGGCCTGGCTGCGATCAAGAACGTGGGTGAAGGTGCGATGGCCCAGGCGATCGCCGAGCGCGAGGCGAAGGGGCCCTTTGCCTCGCTGGAAGAGTTTTCGAACCGTCTGGATTCGAAGGCGGTGAACAAGCGCATCTTGGAAAACCTGGTGAAGGCGGGTGCGCTTGATTGGACCGGTGAGAGCCGCGCTTCGATGTTCAATCGTCTGGAGCAGGTGGTGGCCAGTGCGTCGTCCGCACAGAAGGACCGCGCTGCGGGACAGGTCTCGCTTTTTGATACGATGGACTTCGCCGCGCCTGCACCGGTGAGTGCGGCCACTGCCGTGGCGCTGGAAGAGTGGAGCAAGGACGAGCGGCTCGCGCAGGAGAAGGAACTGCTCGGCTTCTATGTGACGGGGCATCCGCTGGATAAGTTCCGCGGGGTGCTGGATTCGGACAAATACATGAAGCTGGGCCTGCTGGATGAGATCGACGTCCAGAATCCGCGCGATCGCTTCCCCTTTGCTGGCATGATCCGCACCTTGGAGAGCAAGGTCACGAAGAGCGGGAAGCCCTTCGGCGTGATGATCGTCGAGGATTTCACTGGTTCCACCGAAGTGATCATGTGGGGTGAGTCCTTCGTCCCCGCGCGCGATGCCGGCATCCTAGCACCGGGGAAGGTGATCAAGTTCAAGGCAGCGATCCAGATTGATGACCGCACCGAGTCGCGCCGCCTGACCGGTTCTGAAATCAGCGAGTTGAAGCCGCGCGGAAGCTCGGCGAGCAAGGGGGCGGTGGAACTGACCCTTTGGACAGCCCGCCACTCGGAACGTGATCTGGAGGATATCCGCCAGGCTCTTGCTGCCAATCCGGGCAAGATCCCGGTCTTCCTCCACTTCCAGAATAGCGCGGGCCGCCGGGCAACGGTGGAACTTGGCGAAAGCTATCGCGTGAAGCGCACCGATGTCCTTGAGAGGGCTCTGGGCCGCTGGCTGGATTGA
- a CDS encoding M56 family metallopeptidase, with the protein MNMLESSFDWLLATTLRASVLTVAVLGLQLLLRRWLPPQWRYALWLPMLLVLALPVLPTVPFGILPKKAPVVQETAPQIEIGENAAADPAAPAAATSPLRTTAKVNPWALAWLAGSAAVLLFGMTGYRRNMRRITKQAATADETLLHSIGSAAREVGLAKLPRVIVSREVESPAVTGFIRPTLLLPSSFLQSFSEAEARLILLHELTHLKRLDLPVNGLCCLFQALHWFNPVLWFAFARLRADRETACDAQVLSLDQSDRRSDYGHALLKLQMVAPRPGLQLGFVGIFESSSELKNRIREISIHRKTHPAWRAGGVAMIGMLTLFGATKAEEPKRKDAPAAPRVTVNQAPAPTGTMAIYTKLQNIVIPAVKFENTSLEEAIDFIRLRSKELDTAEKEPAKQGVNFVIRKPRGGDNNEPDPGKALVTLDMKNATIISVLGEMAKQTNLRFKVDEFAVTFVPADEKENFVVGPPPVEPPLPKGKAAQAASKIILPTVEFEDVSLTEAVASLNQLAKENAKGAAVFPVSIDPKVDGAIRIKELRLRNVPLFVAVKYVSEATKSSMTASDKEIRITRP; encoded by the coding sequence ATGAACATGCTTGAGTCATCGTTTGATTGGCTGCTCGCCACCACCCTCCGCGCCTCGGTGCTGACGGTGGCCGTCCTCGGCCTGCAGTTGCTGCTCCGCCGCTGGCTTCCACCGCAATGGCGTTACGCCTTGTGGCTCCCCATGCTGCTCGTCCTCGCCCTGCCGGTCCTGCCCACCGTGCCCTTTGGTATCCTGCCGAAGAAAGCACCGGTGGTCCAAGAGACGGCACCCCAGATTGAAATCGGGGAAAACGCAGCCGCGGATCCAGCTGCGCCTGCCGCCGCAACCTCTCCCTTGCGGACGACCGCCAAGGTGAACCCTTGGGCCTTGGCTTGGCTCGCCGGAAGTGCAGCGGTGCTCCTGTTCGGGATGACGGGCTATCGCCGGAACATGCGCCGGATCACGAAACAAGCCGCGACCGCAGACGAGACCCTGCTCCATTCGATCGGAAGCGCGGCCCGTGAGGTAGGACTGGCAAAGCTTCCACGCGTGATTGTTTCACGGGAGGTGGAGAGCCCCGCTGTTACCGGGTTCATCCGGCCGACATTGCTCCTCCCGTCGAGCTTTCTCCAGAGCTTCAGTGAGGCCGAGGCCAGATTGATCCTCCTGCACGAGTTGACGCATCTTAAGCGCCTGGACCTCCCCGTGAATGGCCTGTGCTGCCTCTTCCAAGCCCTGCACTGGTTCAATCCCGTCCTGTGGTTCGCCTTCGCACGGTTGCGCGCCGACCGCGAGACGGCTTGCGACGCTCAAGTGCTCTCGCTGGATCAGAGCGATCGCCGCTCCGACTACGGCCACGCACTTCTCAAGCTCCAGATGGTCGCACCCCGCCCCGGCCTGCAACTCGGCTTCGTGGGAATCTTCGAAAGCAGCTCCGAGCTGAAGAACCGGATCCGGGAGATCTCCATCCACCGCAAGACTCATCCCGCATGGCGGGCCGGCGGAGTGGCAATGATCGGAATGCTAACCTTGTTCGGGGCGACGAAGGCCGAGGAACCCAAACGGAAGGATGCCCCGGCTGCGCCTCGTGTGACGGTCAATCAAGCTCCAGCCCCCACCGGGACGATGGCTATCTATACAAAGCTCCAAAACATCGTCATTCCCGCCGTGAAGTTCGAAAATACCTCCTTGGAAGAAGCGATCGATTTCATCCGCCTCAGGAGCAAGGAGCTCGATACCGCCGAGAAGGAGCCGGCCAAACAGGGCGTGAACTTCGTGATCCGCAAACCGCGCGGGGGGGATAACAACGAGCCGGATCCCGGCAAGGCCTTGGTCACCCTCGATATGAAAAACGCGACCATCATCTCGGTCCTGGGCGAAATGGCCAAACAGACCAACTTGAGATTCAAGGTGGATGAATTCGCGGTCACCTTCGTCCCAGCCGATGAGAAGGAAAACTTCGTCGTCGGGCCCCCACCAGTCGAACCGCCACTGCCAAAGGGCAAGGCGGCGCAAGCAGCCAGCAAGATTATCCTCCCGACGGTGGAGTTCGAGGATGTGTCCCTCACCGAAGCGGTGGCCTCTCTGAACCAATTGGCCAAGGAAAACGCCAAAGGAGCGGCGGTCTTCCCGGTATCTATCGACCCTAAGGTGGACGGCGCAATCCGGATCAAGGAACTCCGGCTGAGGAACGTGCCGCTCTTCGTGGCGGTCAAATACGTCTCCGAAGCGACGAAGAGTTCCATGACCGCCAGCGACAAGGAGATCCGCATCACGAGGCCATAG
- a CDS encoding BlaI/MecI/CopY family transcriptional regulator has protein sequence MGAPNISESEWSVMEVLWESAPRTASDVARALKEPTGWAENTVRTLLSRLVEKGALEISDEAGSPKLYSPAVKREACVKAESESFLERIFQGAAKPLLVHFAKNARLTPDEVKELKKLLDQSIDKNQN, from the coding sequence ATGGGAGCACCGAATATCTCCGAATCCGAATGGTCCGTGATGGAAGTGTTGTGGGAGTCCGCCCCGCGCACCGCCTCGGACGTCGCCAGAGCCCTCAAGGAACCAACCGGCTGGGCAGAGAACACCGTTCGCACCTTGCTCAGCCGCTTGGTCGAAAAGGGCGCACTCGAGATCTCCGATGAAGCGGGATCTCCCAAACTCTATTCCCCCGCCGTGAAACGCGAGGCCTGCGTGAAAGCGGAGAGCGAATCCTTCCTCGAACGCATTTTCCAAGGAGCCGCGAAGCCGCTGCTCGTCCACTTCGCCAAGAACGCCCGGCTCACGCCGGACGAGGTAAAGGAGCTGAAGAAGCTCCTCGATCAATCCATCGACAAAAACCAAAACTGA